The proteins below come from a single Chrysoperla carnea chromosome 1, inChrCarn1.1, whole genome shotgun sequence genomic window:
- the LOC123305272 gene encoding uncharacterized protein LOC123305272 isoform X2: MSESSSMDQSKTKPNDEQIIEEVEEATITQLEDKSSTEVIETNLSPTCIRKDEILNDNKTTTETITMGLNNSSTRQEQSNNTTITDSTNTFNEKTILNNNNNSDNKIEQSDNVSAGNDEEDSTTESLPSDCGLTTITSVQDEEAHDRSDGSDSGLGSELAEERLTSGSLALPAESDSETSFLDRIPDEILHEDGQTGDKTFRTDKVIRAALNDCQTIEKDIGVILDEANNEDEANNQKITTTPVRKSKSNLKRKLSQDENDDGIGEPKAKKKRGITFDSVTVYYFPRAQGFTCVPSQGGSTLGMGAQHSHVQKFSLSEHALEQRRLHRQLLQQLRSERQHAAAANSPTVPPIASPTNTTPITTAGPTSSSDDSDSDEEPSSDASESEMDLDSYYFLQPVPTRQRRALLRAAGVRKIDAYEKDECRDIRSSREFCGCGCKGYCDPDTCSCSQAGIKCQVDRLNFPCGCTRDNCANSSGRIEFNPVRVRTHFIHTLMRLELEKKQKMEEEESVKHEPNRHIRWTTNTPSNTTNGDDRLAMPQHLHQNQNGTSSILNGGSKYNGNLLRDVNLASHVEVESCVHNGSFTNLHYGAPGEGPGTQQSQINTMATTQFGGELPAREDSLDLYTFREDCYTTEDNNGISTEQIAQRNYSTNMTSSPQRKQSYHHHHTFHFSSGTDPLSQRFPELGFSVGSATPITYSAHQNQQNNQYPYQFNNDFNHQHHHQVFGGQYIYGTTDFGKNLDSSLTNTHNGTANGDYHRNFETFNFENSTNKDSQYTSLDPVTTPKLESFTDLLQGRYNYPAFDDLNSGNVMEGPSYNNETPQPEQQKIENNSTNNVVNSEPSESTSSNHDEYDENFGEIIKKTMVETVTA, translated from the coding sequence ATGTCAGAGAGTAGTTCTATGGACCAATCCAAAACAAAACCAAATGATGAACAAATAATAGAAGAAGTAGAAGAAGCGACCATCACACAACTGGAAGATAAATCATCAACAGAAGTAATAGAAACAAATTTATCACCAACATGTATTCGTAAGGACGAAATTCTAAACGATAATAAAACAACAACTGAAACAATTACCATGGGTCTAAATAATAGTAGTACAAGACAAGAACAATCAAATAATACAACAATTACTGATAGCACAAatacatttaatgaaaaaacaatattaaataataataacaatagtgATAACAAAATTGAACAAAGCGATAATGTTTCAGCTGGTAATGACGAAGAAGATTCGACAACGGAAAGTTTACCAAGCGACTGTGGTTTAACAACGATAACATCTGTGCAAGACGAAGAAGCGCATGATCGTTCTGATGGTAGTGATTCTGGATTAGGTTCTGAATTAGCGGAAGAACGTTTAACAAGTGGTAGTTTAGCCTTACCCGCAGAAAGTGATAGTGAAACATCATTTTTAGATCGAATACCCGATGAAATCTTACATGAGGATGGCCAAACCGGTGACAAAACATTTAGAACAGATAAAGTGATACGTGCCGCGTTAAATGATTGCcaaacaattgaaaaagataTTGGAGTAATATTAGATGAAGCTAATAACGAAGATGAAGctaataatcaaaaaatcacAACAACTCCAGTTAGAAAGTCGAAAAGCAATTTAAAACGAAAGTTGTCACAAGATGAAAATGATGATGGGATAGGAGAACCGAAAGCAAAGAAAAAACGTGGAATTACATTTGACAGTGTCACAGTATATTATTTTCCACGAGCACAAGGTTTTACTTGTGTACCATCACAAGGTGGATCTACATTGGGAATGGGAGCACAACATAGTCATGTTCAGAAGTTCTCGTTAAGCGAGCATGCTTTGGAACAACGACGATTACATAGGCAACTTTTACAACAATTACGTAGCGAACGGCAGCATGCAGCTGCTGCAAATAGCCCAACGGTGCCACCAATTGCTTCACCCACAAATACAACGCCGATAACAACGGCGGGTCCAACATCATCTAGCGATGATAGTGATAGTGACGAAGAACCAAGTAGTGATGCTTCTGAATCTGAAATGGATTTagatagttattattttttacaaccaGTACCTACACGTCAACGACGTGCCTTGTTACGTGCGGCTGGCGTACGTAAAattgatgcttacgaaaaagaCGAATGCCGTGATATTCGATCTTCACGTGAATTTTGTGGGTGTGGCTGTAAAGGTTATTGTGATCCCGATACATGTTCGTGTTCACAAGCTGGTATAAAATGTCAAGTTGATCGATTAAATTTCCCATGCGGATGCACACGCGATAATTGTGCAAATTCTAGTGGTCGTATTGAATTTAATCCTGTACGAGTTCGTACACATTTTATTCATACCCTAATGCGATTAGAATtagagaaaaaacaaaaaatggagGAGGAGGAAAGTGTAAAACATGAACCAAATCGTCATATACGATGGACAACAAATACGCCTTCAAATACCACAAATGGTGATGATCGTTTAGCAATGCCACAACAtcttcatcaaaatcaaaatggcACTAGTTCAATTTTAAACGGGGGTAGTAAATATAATGGGAATTTATTACGTGATGTGAATCTTGCATCACATGTTGAAGTTGAATCATGTGTACATAATGGTAGTTTTACAAATTTACATTACGGTGCTCCTGGAGAAGGGCCTGGAACACAACAATCTCAAATAAATACGATGGCTACAACACAATTTGGTGGTGAATTACCAGCGAGAGAAGATTCTCTAGATTTATATACATTTCGAGAAGATTGTTATACAACCGAAGATAACAATGGTATTAGCACAGAGCAAATTGCACAAAGAAATTATAGCACAAATATGACATCATCACCACAGCGAAAACAATcgtatcatcatcatcatacatttcatttttcatcGGGTACTGATCCATTATCACAAAGATTTCCTGAATTAGGTTTTTCTGTTGGAAGTGCTACACCTATTACTTATTCCGCACatcaaaatcaacaaaataatcaatatcCTTATCAATTTAATAACGATTTTAATCATCAGCATCATCACCAAGTATTTGGTGGACAGTATATTTATGGCACTACGGATTTTGGTAAGAATTTAGATAGTTCGTTAACAAATACCCACAACGGAACGGCCAATGGTGATTATCATcgcaattttgaaacatttaattttgaaaattcaaccAATAAAGATAGTCAATATACAAGTTTAGATCCTGTAACAACACCAAAGTTGGAATCCTTTACCGATTTATTACAGGGTAGATACAATTACCCTGCATTTGATGATTTGAATAGTGGGAATGTTATGGAAGGACCATCATATAATAATGAAACACCACAACCTGAACAacaaaagattgaaaataattcgaCAAATAATGTTGTCAATTCAGAGCCATCAGAATCGACATCATCAAACCATGATGAATACGATGAAAATTTtggtgaaattattaaaaagacaATGGTGGAGACTGTAACTGCATaa
- the LOC123305272 gene encoding uncharacterized protein LOC123305272 isoform X1, with protein MKICQIEMSESSSMDQSKTKPNDEQIIEEVEEATITQLEDKSSTEVIETNLSPTCIRKDEILNDNKTTTETITMGLNNSSTRQEQSNNTTITDSTNTFNEKTILNNNNNSDNKIEQSDNVSAGNDEEDSTTESLPSDCGLTTITSVQDEEAHDRSDGSDSGLGSELAEERLTSGSLALPAESDSETSFLDRIPDEILHEDGQTGDKTFRTDKVIRAALNDCQTIEKDIGVILDEANNEDEANNQKITTTPVRKSKSNLKRKLSQDENDDGIGEPKAKKKRGITFDSVTVYYFPRAQGFTCVPSQGGSTLGMGAQHSHVQKFSLSEHALEQRRLHRQLLQQLRSERQHAAAANSPTVPPIASPTNTTPITTAGPTSSSDDSDSDEEPSSDASESEMDLDSYYFLQPVPTRQRRALLRAAGVRKIDAYEKDECRDIRSSREFCGCGCKGYCDPDTCSCSQAGIKCQVDRLNFPCGCTRDNCANSSGRIEFNPVRVRTHFIHTLMRLELEKKQKMEEEESVKHEPNRHIRWTTNTPSNTTNGDDRLAMPQHLHQNQNGTSSILNGGSKYNGNLLRDVNLASHVEVESCVHNGSFTNLHYGAPGEGPGTQQSQINTMATTQFGGELPAREDSLDLYTFREDCYTTEDNNGISTEQIAQRNYSTNMTSSPQRKQSYHHHHTFHFSSGTDPLSQRFPELGFSVGSATPITYSAHQNQQNNQYPYQFNNDFNHQHHHQVFGGQYIYGTTDFGKNLDSSLTNTHNGTANGDYHRNFETFNFENSTNKDSQYTSLDPVTTPKLESFTDLLQGRYNYPAFDDLNSGNVMEGPSYNNETPQPEQQKIENNSTNNVVNSEPSESTSSNHDEYDENFGEIIKKTMVETVTA; from the coding sequence ATTGAAATGTCAGAGAGTAGTTCTATGGACCAATCCAAAACAAAACCAAATGATGAACAAATAATAGAAGAAGTAGAAGAAGCGACCATCACACAACTGGAAGATAAATCATCAACAGAAGTAATAGAAACAAATTTATCACCAACATGTATTCGTAAGGACGAAATTCTAAACGATAATAAAACAACAACTGAAACAATTACCATGGGTCTAAATAATAGTAGTACAAGACAAGAACAATCAAATAATACAACAATTACTGATAGCACAAatacatttaatgaaaaaacaatattaaataataataacaatagtgATAACAAAATTGAACAAAGCGATAATGTTTCAGCTGGTAATGACGAAGAAGATTCGACAACGGAAAGTTTACCAAGCGACTGTGGTTTAACAACGATAACATCTGTGCAAGACGAAGAAGCGCATGATCGTTCTGATGGTAGTGATTCTGGATTAGGTTCTGAATTAGCGGAAGAACGTTTAACAAGTGGTAGTTTAGCCTTACCCGCAGAAAGTGATAGTGAAACATCATTTTTAGATCGAATACCCGATGAAATCTTACATGAGGATGGCCAAACCGGTGACAAAACATTTAGAACAGATAAAGTGATACGTGCCGCGTTAAATGATTGCcaaacaattgaaaaagataTTGGAGTAATATTAGATGAAGCTAATAACGAAGATGAAGctaataatcaaaaaatcacAACAACTCCAGTTAGAAAGTCGAAAAGCAATTTAAAACGAAAGTTGTCACAAGATGAAAATGATGATGGGATAGGAGAACCGAAAGCAAAGAAAAAACGTGGAATTACATTTGACAGTGTCACAGTATATTATTTTCCACGAGCACAAGGTTTTACTTGTGTACCATCACAAGGTGGATCTACATTGGGAATGGGAGCACAACATAGTCATGTTCAGAAGTTCTCGTTAAGCGAGCATGCTTTGGAACAACGACGATTACATAGGCAACTTTTACAACAATTACGTAGCGAACGGCAGCATGCAGCTGCTGCAAATAGCCCAACGGTGCCACCAATTGCTTCACCCACAAATACAACGCCGATAACAACGGCGGGTCCAACATCATCTAGCGATGATAGTGATAGTGACGAAGAACCAAGTAGTGATGCTTCTGAATCTGAAATGGATTTagatagttattattttttacaaccaGTACCTACACGTCAACGACGTGCCTTGTTACGTGCGGCTGGCGTACGTAAAattgatgcttacgaaaaagaCGAATGCCGTGATATTCGATCTTCACGTGAATTTTGTGGGTGTGGCTGTAAAGGTTATTGTGATCCCGATACATGTTCGTGTTCACAAGCTGGTATAAAATGTCAAGTTGATCGATTAAATTTCCCATGCGGATGCACACGCGATAATTGTGCAAATTCTAGTGGTCGTATTGAATTTAATCCTGTACGAGTTCGTACACATTTTATTCATACCCTAATGCGATTAGAATtagagaaaaaacaaaaaatggagGAGGAGGAAAGTGTAAAACATGAACCAAATCGTCATATACGATGGACAACAAATACGCCTTCAAATACCACAAATGGTGATGATCGTTTAGCAATGCCACAACAtcttcatcaaaatcaaaatggcACTAGTTCAATTTTAAACGGGGGTAGTAAATATAATGGGAATTTATTACGTGATGTGAATCTTGCATCACATGTTGAAGTTGAATCATGTGTACATAATGGTAGTTTTACAAATTTACATTACGGTGCTCCTGGAGAAGGGCCTGGAACACAACAATCTCAAATAAATACGATGGCTACAACACAATTTGGTGGTGAATTACCAGCGAGAGAAGATTCTCTAGATTTATATACATTTCGAGAAGATTGTTATACAACCGAAGATAACAATGGTATTAGCACAGAGCAAATTGCACAAAGAAATTATAGCACAAATATGACATCATCACCACAGCGAAAACAATcgtatcatcatcatcatacatttcatttttcatcGGGTACTGATCCATTATCACAAAGATTTCCTGAATTAGGTTTTTCTGTTGGAAGTGCTACACCTATTACTTATTCCGCACatcaaaatcaacaaaataatcaatatcCTTATCAATTTAATAACGATTTTAATCATCAGCATCATCACCAAGTATTTGGTGGACAGTATATTTATGGCACTACGGATTTTGGTAAGAATTTAGATAGTTCGTTAACAAATACCCACAACGGAACGGCCAATGGTGATTATCATcgcaattttgaaacatttaattttgaaaattcaaccAATAAAGATAGTCAATATACAAGTTTAGATCCTGTAACAACACCAAAGTTGGAATCCTTTACCGATTTATTACAGGGTAGATACAATTACCCTGCATTTGATGATTTGAATAGTGGGAATGTTATGGAAGGACCATCATATAATAATGAAACACCACAACCTGAACAacaaaagattgaaaataattcgaCAAATAATGTTGTCAATTCAGAGCCATCAGAATCGACATCATCAAACCATGATGAATACGATGAAAATTTtggtgaaattattaaaaagacaATGGTGGAGACTGTAACTGCATaa